The following proteins come from a genomic window of Paenibacillus sp. CAA11:
- the lipA gene encoding lipoyl synthase, whose translation MAKAAKEPKPDWIRIKLTTGDNYQDIKKMMRSKTLHTVCEEARCPNIYECWANRTATFMILGDICTRACRFCAVNTGMPTELDLQEPERVAEAAENMNLNHCVITSVARDDLKDGGAAIFAESVKAVRRRLPLCSVEVLIPDFLGDEASLKIVMDAKPDILNHNIETVERLSDRVRAKAKYRRSLELLERAKKMQPDIPTKSSIMLGVGEEWDEILQAMDDLRAVDCDIITIGQYLQPSPKHLNVEKYYRPEEFADLKEEGLKRGFSHVESGPMVRSSYHAHEQVKSAKSAKEGV comes from the coding sequence TTGGCAAAAGCAGCAAAAGAACCGAAACCGGATTGGATTCGTATTAAGTTAACGACAGGCGACAACTACCAGGATATCAAGAAAATGATGCGTTCAAAGACTCTACATACCGTGTGCGAGGAAGCGCGCTGTCCGAACATATATGAATGCTGGGCAAACCGAACGGCGACTTTTATGATATTGGGAGATATCTGTACAAGAGCCTGCCGTTTTTGCGCGGTAAATACAGGCATGCCTACAGAGCTTGATTTGCAGGAGCCGGAGCGCGTAGCCGAAGCCGCTGAGAACATGAATCTTAATCACTGTGTCATCACAAGTGTGGCCCGGGACGATCTGAAGGATGGCGGAGCTGCGATCTTTGCAGAGAGTGTCAAAGCAGTTCGCCGCCGCCTTCCGCTGTGCAGTGTGGAAGTACTGATTCCTGATTTTCTAGGAGACGAGGCTTCACTGAAAATTGTGATGGATGCGAAGCCGGACATTCTGAACCATAACATTGAGACTGTTGAACGGCTCTCCGACCGTGTTCGGGCGAAGGCGAAATATCGCCGTTCTCTGGAGCTATTGGAGCGGGCGAAGAAGATGCAGCCGGATATTCCTACCAAATCGAGCATCATGCTGGGTGTGGGAGAAGAATGGGACGAAATTTTGCAGGCGATGGACGATTTGCGTGCAGTGGATTGTGACATTATCACGATCGGCCAATATCTGCAGCCTTCGCCAAAGCACTTGAATGTGGAGAAATATTATCGTCCGGAGGAATTTGCGGATTTGAAGGAAGAAGGGCTCAAGCGCGGTTTCAGCCATGTGGAATCCGGACCTATGGTGCGCAGTTCTTATCATGCGCATGAACAGGTGAAATCGGCTAAGAGCGCCAAAGAAGGTGTCTGA
- a CDS encoding M23 family metallopeptidase, with translation MSLIRIRNSKSARLTSYLLLIAGTTTALLLASSQQTASAELPQKQAAKPDIYTERKSIYEEIGELTQIPWFRLAAIDQYERSLTPKAKLEARKSRLIHLEPKAFLWAGRINPDTTDTNPVSIGIFGGIGKDASGDGIADPANDRDAIYSMARYLQSYGPSEDDFSIAVWRYYQNDRAVERIRQFTKIYKTYNTLNLQDTSFPLPLTSVYSYRDTWGDRRGYGGNRIHEGTDLFASYGVPVRSTCYGIVETKGWNRFGGWRIGIRDLQNRYHYYAHLLGYDKTIEIGGTVKPGQVVGWVGSSGYGGPGTQGKFPPHLHYGIYRDTGHNEWAFDPYPLLRQWEQAERSRHK, from the coding sequence ATGAGTTTAATTCGGATCAGGAATAGCAAATCGGCCAGATTAACCAGCTATTTGCTCCTTATTGCCGGAACAACTACAGCACTGCTCCTTGCCAGCAGCCAGCAGACCGCCTCTGCTGAACTGCCTCAGAAGCAAGCGGCAAAGCCGGATATCTATACAGAGCGGAAATCCATATATGAGGAAATCGGAGAACTCACCCAGATTCCCTGGTTCCGTCTGGCTGCAATTGATCAGTATGAACGCAGTCTGACGCCAAAGGCAAAGCTTGAGGCACGCAAGTCAAGACTCATCCATCTGGAGCCCAAGGCGTTCTTGTGGGCAGGCCGGATTAACCCCGACACTACAGATACCAATCCTGTATCGATAGGCATTTTCGGGGGAATTGGGAAGGATGCTTCTGGTGATGGAATCGCCGATCCGGCGAATGACCGGGATGCCATCTACAGCATGGCCCGCTATCTCCAATCTTACGGTCCATCAGAAGACGATTTCAGCATTGCCGTCTGGCGCTATTATCAGAATGATCGTGCTGTGGAGCGCATCCGGCAATTCACTAAAATTTATAAGACATATAATACCCTTAATTTACAAGACACTTCCTTTCCGCTTCCACTGACCAGCGTATACAGCTACCGCGACACCTGGGGAGACCGTCGGGGATACGGAGGCAACCGCATCCATGAAGGGACAGATTTATTTGCCAGCTATGGAGTTCCGGTTCGCAGCACCTGCTACGGCATTGTGGAGACCAAAGGCTGGAACCGCTTCGGTGGTTGGCGTATAGGCATTCGAGACTTGCAGAACCGCTATCACTACTACGCTCATCTACTCGGCTATGACAAAACCATTGAAATTGGAGGAACCGTCAAGCCTGGTCAGGTCGTTGGCTGGGTCGGCAGCAGCGGGTACGGCGGCCCCGGAACCCAAGGCAAATTCCCGCCGCATTTGCATTACGGGATTTACCGGGATACAGGCCATAATGAATGGGCCTTCGATCCTTACCCACTGCTCCGTCAATGGGAGCAGGCAGAGAGAAGCCGCCACAAGTAG
- the yunB gene encoding sporulation protein YunB, with the protein MRIRRRRWRSRRRVRFTDAGRRRGKGWRGKKLWLIVVVLVIIGLIQTIGYVERNMKGPIMHLAKIRVKQIATESINDAITAQVAQGKQFGDLIDWKTDGAGKITGFMLNYSAHMKITSETVKTVRSTLENVARLSEHIPLGQALGSPILASFGPKIPIRIEPEGDVKVDLNTRRQDAGINMILVEVYLRVRTELAVVVPFDMGPQTVETEIPVSYLLVVGDVPMYYYDNKGNPVGENGANAPNIALPSPPSTSGEVEVQKP; encoded by the coding sequence ATGCGGATCAGGAGAAGAAGGTGGCGGAGCCGGCGCCGGGTCCGATTCACGGATGCCGGCAGGCGAAGAGGAAAGGGATGGCGGGGCAAGAAGCTGTGGCTGATTGTGGTGGTTCTTGTCATTATCGGATTGATACAGACCATAGGGTATGTCGAACGGAATATGAAAGGGCCAATCATGCATCTGGCCAAAATACGCGTCAAACAAATTGCGACCGAATCGATCAATGATGCAATAACGGCTCAAGTAGCACAAGGCAAGCAGTTTGGGGATTTGATCGACTGGAAAACGGATGGAGCAGGGAAGATTACAGGCTTCATGCTGAATTATTCTGCGCATATGAAGATTACTTCAGAGACGGTAAAGACCGTGCGTTCGACCTTGGAGAACGTAGCCAGGCTAAGCGAGCATATTCCTTTGGGACAGGCGCTTGGAAGTCCGATCCTGGCGTCCTTTGGGCCCAAAATTCCCATAAGAATCGAACCCGAGGGCGACGTAAAGGTTGATCTAAATACCCGGCGCCAGGATGCAGGGATCAACATGATCCTGGTCGAGGTGTATCTTCGGGTAAGGACTGAGCTGGCGGTTGTAGTTCCCTTCGACATGGGCCCGCAGACCGTAGAGACGGAGATTCCGGTTTCTTATCTGCTTGTGGTGGGGGATGTACCGATGTATTACTATGACAACAAAGGGAATCCGGTGGGTGAGAATGGGGCTAATGCACCTAACATTGCGCTGCCGTCGCCTCCCTCCACATCAGGAGAGGTTGAAGTTCAAAAGCCATAG
- a CDS encoding carbohydrate kinase family protein — protein MAEQKTVICIGELLIDFFCMDIGAGLAKGEHFSKQAGGAPANVSAAISRLGGQSAFAGKVGADPFGDFLKKTLDDQQVDTSMLRMDASAPTTMAFVSLQADGERDFVFNRGADRNMTAEDIDPKQLQQAGIIHFGSATALLENPFRKAYFDIMQDASRMQKFVSFDPNFRTDLWRGREEEFIALARQGISQADLVKLSEEELKLITGQAERASAVQLLHQWGAGMAAVTLGAEGTFVSNGTEAALVPSIPVKSIDSTGAGDAFVGAMLLKISRLEDPKALVNEFERLNEFTSFANKVGALVCMKVGAIASLPTWDEVERF, from the coding sequence ATGGCTGAACAGAAAACGGTAATTTGTATTGGAGAGCTATTGATTGATTTTTTCTGCATGGATATTGGAGCAGGCCTGGCTAAAGGGGAGCATTTCTCCAAGCAGGCAGGGGGTGCTCCGGCTAATGTGAGCGCTGCGATTTCACGTTTGGGCGGCCAATCGGCTTTTGCGGGCAAGGTGGGAGCAGACCCATTTGGCGACTTTTTGAAAAAAACGCTTGATGATCAGCAGGTAGATACTTCGATGCTGCGAATGGACGCTTCGGCACCGACGACGATGGCGTTCGTATCTTTACAAGCAGACGGCGAACGCGATTTTGTATTCAACCGCGGAGCAGACCGGAATATGACCGCTGAGGATATAGATCCGAAGCAGCTTCAGCAGGCAGGGATTATTCACTTCGGCTCGGCAACAGCGCTGCTTGAGAATCCTTTCCGCAAGGCCTATTTTGACATTATGCAGGATGCCTCCCGTATGCAGAAATTTGTATCTTTTGACCCCAACTTTAGAACGGATCTGTGGAGAGGGCGTGAGGAAGAATTCATCGCACTTGCGCGGCAGGGGATTTCACAAGCGGATTTGGTCAAGCTCAGTGAAGAGGAGCTGAAGCTCATCACAGGGCAAGCGGAGCGGGCATCGGCCGTACAGCTCCTGCATCAGTGGGGGGCAGGCATGGCGGCTGTCACACTCGGCGCGGAAGGTACCTTTGTGTCCAATGGAACAGAGGCGGCTCTTGTTCCAAGCATTCCTGTAAAGTCTATAGACTCTACGGGCGCAGGGGACGCATTTGTCGGAGCCATGCTGCTCAAGATCAGCAGGCTGGAGGACCCCAAGGCCTTGGTCAACGAATTCGAGAGACTGAATGAGTTTACATCCTTTGCCAATAAAGTCGGGGCTTTGGTCTGCATGAAGGTTGGAGCGATTGCCTCGCTTCCCACTTGGGATGAGGTCGAACGTTTCTAA
- a CDS encoding LacI family DNA-binding transcriptional regulator, with protein MNPKIGDVAQRAGVSKTTVSRVMNNRGYISQETRDAVYKAMRELNYFPNDVARSLFSKKTNLIGLILPTINNPFYSELAFYIESAAAEKGYKILLCNSLDSITSEEKYLEMLMRNQVDGIIVSSHNRGLSNYHHRQLAVVAVDRYLSPSIPVVGSDNYEGGKKATELLIRKGCKSIVHINGPIELETPANLRRKAYEDVMKEHGLTLRVYENRKSFDHRAYKELFDQIYQENRTVDGVFASDDLIAASFLQYAKRRGLNIPGDVKVVGYDGSETVQALLPELTTIMQPTEGIARESIRILLEKINGEADHEAEEMYLPVTVLERETT; from the coding sequence TTGAATCCGAAAATTGGTGATGTTGCCCAAAGAGCGGGTGTATCCAAGACTACGGTATCCAGGGTGATGAACAACCGGGGATATATTAGCCAGGAAACCCGGGATGCAGTATATAAAGCGATGAGGGAGCTCAATTATTTCCCGAATGATGTTGCTAGATCTCTATTTAGCAAAAAGACAAATTTAATCGGCCTGATCTTGCCGACGATTAACAACCCGTTTTACAGCGAGCTCGCCTTTTACATCGAAAGTGCTGCTGCCGAGAAGGGCTATAAGATTCTGCTCTGCAACAGCCTGGACAGTATCACAAGTGAGGAGAAATATCTGGAGATGCTGATGCGCAACCAGGTTGACGGAATCATTGTAAGCTCGCATAACCGGGGCTTGAGCAACTATCATCACAGACAGCTGGCCGTCGTTGCGGTCGACAGATATTTGTCTCCATCCATCCCTGTCGTAGGTTCCGATAACTATGAAGGCGGGAAAAAGGCGACAGAGCTGTTGATTCGAAAAGGCTGTAAGAGCATTGTACATATCAACGGACCGATTGAGCTTGAGACCCCAGCTAATTTGAGAAGAAAGGCCTATGAGGATGTCATGAAGGAGCATGGCTTGACCTTAAGGGTATATGAGAACCGCAAATCCTTTGATCATAGGGCATACAAAGAGCTGTTCGACCAGATCTATCAGGAGAATCGCACGGTCGATGGGGTATTTGCCAGCGATGATTTGATAGCGGCTTCATTCCTGCAGTATGCCAAGAGGAGGGGACTAAACATCCCTGGGGATGTCAAAGTCGTTGGCTATGATGGCTCCGAGACCGTTCAGGCTCTGCTGCCTGAGCTGACTACGATTATGCAGCCTACGGAAGGGATAGCTAGAGAGTCGATTCGGATCCTGCTTGAGAAAATAAACGGAGAGGCGGATCACGAAGCGGAAGAAATGTACCTGCCTGTGACTGTGCTAGAGAGAGAAACCACCTAG